One window from the genome of Hyperolius riggenbachi isolate aHypRig1 chromosome 6, aHypRig1.pri, whole genome shotgun sequence encodes:
- the LOC137522264 gene encoding piggyBac transposable element-derived protein 4-like — MAKRLYTAAQAAAMLQDDSSSSSEGEEIEESDSDWLPSADTDSLSESDSESDISESDDEQPTSRGAIREERYDSDTDTAPEEESEGESPVAITSHENVRGQRAARPRQSIPARAAQLPYELSHPQWSPSNMEVPTIPPFTARSGILVDTANMQPIDLLSLFMPETFLQYICEQTNIYAHQRIGENPTSHFAANWIPTSIPELKVFLGLTFNMGLCHKPELHHYWSKDPIHCMPIYSATMPRRRYQMLLSCMHFVNNDEQLPSDDPAYDRLFKLRPLVNHFNKTFQETYIPSQQIAIDESLVPFHGRLGIKQYIPSKRSRYGVKLYKLCESGSGYTFSFKIYEGKDSLIEPAGCPPYMGTSERIVLDLLNPLLHQGYHLYVDNFYSSVPLFKYLFSAQTPACGTVRANRKGLPPQVLTKKLTSGETYSNRNNELLALKFKDKRDVFILTTIHSEATTPVVSRRVTVNKPVAIVDYNRFMGAVDLADQVLAPYRIDRKRKAWYKKVALYLMQVSIHNAFLIYKKAGNGGTFLKFQEQVITSLIFQSGQPAMNPDLLVSEDVIRLHARHFPAPLPPTTSKQHPQKRCKVCRRNGARRDTRYHCPQCPSKAALCLVPCFEVYHTVFRY; from the coding sequence ATGGCAAAGAGGCTTTATACAGCAGCCCAGGCAGCCGCCATGCTGCAagatgacagcagcagcagcagcgaaggGGAAGAAATTGAGGAGTCAGATAGTGACTGGCTGCCTTCAGCGGACACTGACTCTCTTTCAGAGAGTGACTCAGAATCTGACATCTCAGAGTCTGATGATGAGCAACCAACATCCCGGGGTGCCATCAGAGAGGAGAGATATGATAGTGACACCGACACTGCACCAGAAGAGGAATCAGAAGGGGAATCACCAGTAGCTATCACCAGCCATGAGAACGTCAGAGgtcagagggctgccaggccaaggcagagcaTTCCAGCGAGGGCAGCACAGCTACCCTATGAGCTCAGTCACCCCCAGTGGTCACCCTCTAATATGGAGGTCCCTACTATCCCTCCCTTTACAGCCAGGAGTGGAATTCTAGTGGACACTGCCAATATGCAGCCAATAGATCTTTTGAGTCTGTTCATGCCAGAGACCTTCCTTCAATATATTTGCGAACAGACAAATATATACGCCCACCAAAGAATTGGGGAAAATCCCACCTCACATTTTGCGGCAAACTGGATACCCACAAGTATCCCTGAGCTAAAGGTCTTCTTGGGCTTGACCTTCAACATGGGCCTTTGTCATAAACCAGAGCTACACCACTACTGGTCCAAAGACCCCATTCACTGTATGCCCATTTATTCCGCCACCATGCCTAGACGCCGGTACCAAATGTTGCTTAGCTGCATGCACTTCGTCAACAATGACGAGCAACTCCCCTCTGACGACCCAGCCTATGACCGGCTATTCAAATTGCGGCCCCTCGTCAATCATTTTAATAAGACCTTCCAGGAGACCTATATACCATCACAACAAATCGCAATCGATGAGTCCCTAGTCCCATTCCATGGAAGACTAGGGATCAAGCAATATATACCCAGCAAGCGGTCACGTTATGGAGTGAAGCTCTACAAGCTGTGTGAGAGCGGGAGTGGATACACCTTTTCATTTAAGATCTATGAGGGAAAGGACAGCTTGATCGAGCCAGCTGGATGCCCTCCCTACATGGGTACTAGTGAAAGAATTGTCCTTGACTTGCTGAACCCTCTACTCCATCAAGGGTACCACCTGTATGTGGACAATTTTTACAGCAGCGTccctttatttaaatatttattttctgcTCAGACACCAGCCTGCGGGACTGTTAGGGCAAACAGGAAAGGGCTGCCACCGCAGGTCCTGACTAAAAAGTTAACAAGTGGGGAGACCTACAGCAACCGCAATAATGAACTGCTGGCGCTAAAATTTAAGGACAAAAGGGATGTCTTCATTTTGACCACAATCCACTCCGAGGCTACGACACCAGTCGTGTCTCGTAGAGTGACCGTCAACAAACCAGTGGCTATTGTGGACTACAATAGATTCATGGGGGCAGTAGATTTGGCCGACCAGGTGCTTGCTCCATACAGGATTGACAGAAAAAGGAAGGCCTGGTATAAAAAGGTGGCACTGTATCTGATGCAGGTTTCCATCCATAATGCCTTTCTCATCTACAAGAAAGCAGGCAACGGGGGCACTTTCCTCAAATTTCAGGAGCAGGTGATAACATCACTCATATTCCAGTCTGGACAACCGGCCATGAACCCAGACCTACTCGTTTCTGAAGATGTGATCCGACTTCACGCAAGGCATTTTCCTGCCCCACTTCCCCCTACTACATCAAAGCAGCATCCACAAAAACGATGCAAAGTTTGCCGCAGAAATGGAGCAAGAAGAGACACAAGATACCATTGTCCTCAGTGTCCATCAAAAGCAGCATTGTGCCTTGTTCCCTGCTTTGAAGTGTATCATACAGTCTTCcgctattag